Below is a window of Pseudarthrobacter equi DNA.
GAAGCTGATCAGCAGGCTGGTGCCGGCGGAACGGAGGTGCAGGGGATCCATGGTGGTCTCTTTCGGTGTTCAGGGTGCGTCTTAAGTTACGCATAACGGGAATGCCAGGGAAGGGGGTGGCCGGGTGCCGCCGCCGCGAGGAGGAGGACGGCGGGACCCGGCCGGGTGGCTGCGACCACAAACGCAGCCACTTTTTTAGGGGTTACTTGAACAGCGCGTTGACCTGTTCGTTGGCGGCCGTCAGCGAACTGACCGGCGCCTTGCCGGACACTACGGCGTCCATGGCCGGTTCCATGATGCCCTTGACCTTGGCGGTGTTGTCCGTGATCGGGTACAGGAACGTGGTCTTGTTCTTCACGTGCTCGGTGAAGGCGGTGACGTCCACGCCCTTGGCCTGGAATGCTGCGGCTGCCTTGTCCGAGGATGCCTTCAGTGCGGGGAAGACCACGGCTTTAGACGCAACGACGTCCTGGCAGGCGGATGAAGCCAGGTATTCAACCCACTTGATGGAGGCGTCCTTCTTCTTGGTGCCGGCCCAGATGGAGTCTGCCAGGCCGTTGAACATGGAAGCGCGCTTGCCTTCGGGGCCCACTGGGGTGGGAGCGATGCCCACCTGGATGCCCTTGTATCCGGTGTACTGGCCGATCATCCATGAACCGTGGGCGTTGATGGCGGACTTGCCGGCGGCGAAGGTGTCAGCCATGCTGGCGCCGACGGTGGTTTCGAGCTTGGGCATGTAGCCCCTGTCCGCCAGGCCCGCAAACCACTGCATGCTGTCCTGGAATTTCGGATCGTCATAGTTGTAGTGGGTGCCCCACGGGTTCTTGTCCGTGTGGGACCAGCCGGTGGTGTTGGTGAGGTAGCTCCACTCGGTCTGGCCGGAGGAGTCGCCGCCGCCGTTCAGGCCCAGGCCGTAGACCTGGACGTTGTTCTTGTCGAACCCGGGCTCGTCACCGCGCTTGCCGCTCTTGTCCACGGTGAGGTGGGCGATGACCTTCTCGTAGGTGCCGCCGTCCTTGGGGTTCCAGGTGAGGTCCTTCATCTGGTCCTCGGAGATGCCGGCGGAAGCGAGCATGTCCTTGTTGTAGAACAGGCCGATGGTGTCCCAGTCCTTGGGCAGGCCGTACCGCTTGCCGTCCTGGCCCACCCAGAGGTCCGCGAGGCCTTCGTTGTAGGCGGACAGGTCCACTTTGTCTTTGTCCACTGCGTCATCGATGGCCAGGAGCTGCTTGTTCTCGGCGAGCTCGCCGTACCGGCCCAGGTGGTTGGTGAAGACGTCCGGTGCGGTGCCGCCCACGAAGCCGTTGGTGAGGGTGCTCCAGTAGTCGTCCCAGCCGCGCTGGGTGATCTTGACGGTGATGTCCGGGTTGGCCTTGGTGAAGTCGTCGGCGCACTGCTGGTAGGCGGGGAGCTGGTTGGCGTCCCAGAGCCAGTAGCTGATTTCGCCCTTGCCGGCTTCGGCCGAACCGCCGCCGCTGCCGCAGGCGGAGAGAGCGAGGACTGCTGCGGCGGCCGCAGCAAGGGCACCGGTTGCTTTCATTTTCTTCATGGGAGGTCCTTTCAGGGATGTTTTCGGGCAGGCCGCCATGGCCCGCGCGAGGTTGCAGGAGAAAAAAGGGGGTCTACTTGATGCCGGAGAAGCCGATGGAGTTGACGATCTTCTTGCCGAAGGCGGCGAAGAGGATCAGGACCGGCAGGGCCGAGACGAGGGTGGCGGCCATCAGGCCGGACCAGTCCGGTGCGCCCTGCGGGGACTGCGATTTGAAGACGCCGAGCCCCACCTGGAGCACGCGGACGTCATCCTGGGAGCCGACCAGCAGCGGCCAGAAGTACTCGTTCCACTGGCCGATGAAGGTGAGCAGGGCGAGGGTGGCGATGGGGGCTGCGGCGTTGGGCAGGACAATCTGGAAGAAGATGCGGAGGTGCTTGGCACCGTCGAGCATTGCCGCTTCCTCTACCTCGCGGGACATGTTCAGGAAGAACTGGCGGAGGAAGAAGATGGCGAACGGGGTCATGAACAGATAGGGGAGGACCATTCCGAGCATGGTGTTGAGCAGGTCCAGGTTCTTGATCAGCAGGAAGTTGGGCAGCGCCGTGAAGATCGGCGGGACCAGCATGGTGCCGAGGAAGAGGCTGAAGACGGCATTGCGGCCCTTCCAGCGGAGCCGGGCGAAAGCGTAGGCGGCCATGGCACTGAAGAACACGGCCCCGGCGGTGGTGATGGAGGAGAAGACAACGGAGTTGCGCAGGTAGATCCAGAAATCGATCGCGGCGCCCGAGCCGCCTTCGGCAACGGCCTCCGCGGGAGTCTGCAGGCCGAAAACCCGCTTGAAGGCACCGAAGGTGAATTCGGCCGGGAGGAGGCTGCCGGCGTTGGTTGCCAGCGCGTTGTTGGTGGACAGCGCGGTCCGCAGCACCCAGAGGAAGGGAAGGACGGAGACGGCGATGGCCAGGATCAGCAGGGCCCAGGCGCCGGCGCGGCGTGGGTTGAACGGACGGTGCTTTGCCGTACGACGGCGGCTGGCCGGCTTGGCCAGCGGCGCGCGGCTTGCGGTGGTGGTCATGGAGGACTCCTTAGTCCAGGTCCGACTCGTTGCCCTTGAGGAACTTCATCTGGATGAAGGCCACCAGGGCGAGGATGAGGAAGAGAATGACGGCGATGGCCGATCCGTAGCCGAAGTCCGACTCCGTGAAGGCGCGCTGGTAGATGTAGTACTGGATGACGCGGGTGGCGTTCACCGGGCCGCCGCCTGTGGTCACCGCGACGGTGTCGAAGACCTGGAAGGAACCGATGACGGTGACCACCAGGACCAGTACCAGGACCGGACGCAGCAGCGGGATGGTGATCTTCCGGAAGGTCTGCCATGCCGATGCGCCGTCCAGCTTGGCCACCTCGTAGACGTGGCCCGGAATGGACTGCAGGCCGGCGAAGATCAGCAGCGCGGTGTAGCCCATGTGCCGCCAGGTGTTAATCAGCGCCTGCGTGGGGATGGCCCATTCCTCGCTGCCGAAGAAGGCGGCCCGGGGCAGGCC
It encodes the following:
- a CDS encoding ABC transporter substrate-binding protein, whose product is MKKMKATGALAAAAAAVLALSACGSGGGSAEAGKGEISYWLWDANQLPAYQQCADDFTKANPDITVKITQRGWDDYWSTLTNGFVGGTAPDVFTNHLGRYGELAENKQLLAIDDAVDKDKVDLSAYNEGLADLWVGQDGKRYGLPKDWDTIGLFYNKDMLASAGISEDQMKDLTWNPKDGGTYEKVIAHLTVDKSGKRGDEPGFDKNNVQVYGLGLNGGGDSSGQTEWSYLTNTTGWSHTDKNPWGTHYNYDDPKFQDSMQWFAGLADRGYMPKLETTVGASMADTFAAGKSAINAHGSWMIGQYTGYKGIQVGIAPTPVGPEGKRASMFNGLADSIWAGTKKKDASIKWVEYLASSACQDVVASKAVVFPALKASSDKAAAAFQAKGVDVTAFTEHVKNKTTFLYPITDNTAKVKGIMEPAMDAVVSGKAPVSSLTAANEQVNALFK
- a CDS encoding carbohydrate ABC transporter permease is translated as MTTTASRAPLAKPASRRRTAKHRPFNPRRAGAWALLILAIAVSVLPFLWVLRTALSTNNALATNAGSLLPAEFTFGAFKRVFGLQTPAEAVAEGGSGAAIDFWIYLRNSVVFSSITTAGAVFFSAMAAYAFARLRWKGRNAVFSLFLGTMLVPPIFTALPNFLLIKNLDLLNTMLGMVLPYLFMTPFAIFFLRQFFLNMSREVEEAAMLDGAKHLRIFFQIVLPNAAAPIATLALLTFIGQWNEYFWPLLVGSQDDVRVLQVGLGVFKSQSPQGAPDWSGLMAATLVSALPVLILFAAFGKKIVNSIGFSGIK